The following nucleotide sequence is from Psychroserpens sp. Hel_I_66.
TCGTTGGGGCTGGCAAGCAGGTAGAAGTGATGAAGAAAAGGATGAGATTTGGGATAATTATCTTAAAGTTTTTGATAGTATTCTTCCAGCAATAGTGAGTAATTATTCAAATACCAGTTACTGGCAAAGTTCTCCAAAATACGGACGAGGCAACCCAAAATACAAAACCGAAGGCGACGCTCACGATTGGTGGATTTGGCATGATGGCTATCCTTTTAAACATTTAGAGGAGAATGTCCCGAGGTTTATGAGCGAGTTTGGATTTCAATCGTTTCCTGGTTATGAAACGATAAGATATATCAACCATAGTGACTCAATTGAGATTTCTTCGGAAGGATTTAAAAACCACCAAAAGCATGGTCGTGGATTCCAAATCATTGACAATTACATGAAACGAGATTTCCCCGTTCCTACCAATCCGGAAGATTACGTCTATGTGAGTCAGTTACTGCAAGCCCACGGGATCACAACAGGCATCGAAGCCAATCGTCGCGCAAAACCTTACAATATGGGAACCTTGTATTGGCAACTTAACGATTGCTGGCCAGCGGTTTCGTGGTCGAGCTTGGATTACTTCGGAAATTGGAAAGCTCTGCATTACCAAGCCAAAAAGAGTTTTGAGAACGTGTTGCTTTCTTCGGAAATTGAAAATAACACGTTAAAAACGCACATTATTAATGATAGTCTATCCAATATAAATAATGAATTAAAATTAAAAATTATAGATTTTAAAGGTACAGAACTTTGGAGCGATCAAAAAGCTGTTTCTATTTTAGGAAACTCAAATGACATCGTACATCAATTAAATTTGAGCACTCTTTCTTTTGATTCATCCCAAACGGTGTTTATTTCAGAAATTGGAAATCACACATCCTACTTTTATTTTGAAAAGCCAAAACATCTAAAATTAGAAAAAGCTTCAATAGAAAAGACAATTACTAAAACTAATAACGGATTTAAAATCACAATAAAAAGCACCACACTTCAAAAAAACGTGTTTATGTTTTCTAAATCAAAAGGTCATTTTAGCGATAACTTTTTTGATTTAATGCCAAATACTGAAATTGAAATTGAATTTAAAACTGATGCTGATAATTTGAAAGATTTGAGGATTAAAACATTAAATGATTTAATCTAGTGAGATACTAAAACAAGTTCAGTATGACGATCTACAAAATCACTTTACGCCTTTGATTATGCGATTCTTACCAAACATATCTTTTTTCAATTCTATGTCCTTAAAATTAAATGATTTTAAAAGCTGAATCATTTCCCCTCCCAAATATTCATTGATTTCAAAATATAAGGTCCCTTTATCTTTTAAGCTATGTTGCGCGAATTCGCAAATCGCCTTGTAAAATTGTAACGGGTTATCGTCTTCTACAAACAATGCCAAATGTGGTTCGTTATTGAGAACGTTGGGTTGTATTTCGGTTTTTTCTAGATTGCGGACGTATGGTGGATTTGAAACAATTACGTCATAATCTTGAGATGCCGAAACAAGTTCAGCATGACAATCGGGATTTAAAATATCATCAAGAATAAAATTAACGTCAACCGCATTTAATTCCGCATTTTGTTTTGCAACTTTTAAAGCATCTTCAGAAACATCCAACGCGCAAACTTTTGCGTTTACTAGGTATTTTGCTAATGAAATGGCAATACAACCGGTTCCTGTTCCTATGTCCAAAATCTTGAGTGCACTAGAATTTTGGTTTTTGAAATTTGAAATGACCAAATCAACCAACTCCTCTGTTTCTGGACGAGGTATTAAGGTGTGTTGGTTGACTTTAAATGGGAGTCCGTAAAATTCGGTTTCACCAATTACATATTGAATAGGTTGCTGTAATTTCAGTTTTGATAAGGCTTCAAATAAGGGTTGCTCCTCCTCTTTCGTTATTGTATAATTTGGATGCATCACTAAATGGATACGTTTTATATTTAAATAATGTTCAATGAGCAGGTTGAAAAAGGAGTTGACTTCCTCATTTCCGAAGAGATCATCGAGTTCTTTATGATAGATATTTAAAATTTCTTTTAAGATCAAATTTTAGGTTTTTATTCTTGTTTCAAATCTTTTGTCATCCATATACCACATGAGTAATGACCTGTGTTTCCCAAAGGTTCGGTACGATGTTTAAATCCAAACTCTTCATAAATATGAATCGCTGCTTCTAAGGTAGGGATGGTTTCTAAATAAACTTGCTCATAGCCAAAGTCCTTTGCAGCCTCTAGACATTTTTCCATTAATTTTTTTCCAAATCCTTGTCCGCGTAATTTTGATGAAAAATACATTTTTTGAAGCTCACAAACGTTACCTCTATAATCTTTAAGTTGCTTGATACCTGCTCCTCCAAGAATTTCGAGACCATTTTCTACCACAAAATAAACAGCACGATCTTCGCTATAGGCTTCGTTCATAAAAGGAGTTTCGGCATCTTCATAAGCTGTGCCAACCGTTGGTAACCCAAAATCCTTAAAACAGTTTTTAATGACTGCTTCTACTTGCGGATTATCCTCTGCCCTAATTTCTCTAATTCTAATCGCTTCGTGACTCACTTTATTATCCTATTTTTGTGCTGTGAAGATACAGATAAATCTATTTTAAGAGGATGAGAAATTTCATTTTATTATTAACACTAAACGTTGTTTTGTTGAGTTGCTCAGTGAATGAAAAGCCAATATTTAAAGGCATTGAGGATGTAGAAGTTGTAGAATCAAACTCGCAAATGGTGACCTTAAAAGCGATGGCACTTTTTGAAAACCCTAACGATGTTGGTGGCAATTTACAGAGTGAAGACATTGCTATTTATGTCAATGACATTAAGTTGGCAAAATTATCTTCGGAAAGTTTTGATGTTCCCGCAAGAAAGGAATTTATAATACCCCTAAAAGTAGATATTAGTACAGATAGTATTTTAAAAATTAGAGGTACGGAAGCAATCGGTACGATTTTAAACAGTTTGCTCAACAAAGAAATAAAGGTGCAATACAAAGGTGATATCATTTATAAAACGCTCGGATTTTCCTACACGTATGCTATTGATGAAACTGAAATGGTAAAAATAGACTATTGAATTCTCACGAAACCTACATAACACGCTGTATTGAAATCGCCAAAAACGGATTGGGAACCACTGCTCCAAACCCAATGGTTGGTGCTGTAATTGTACTTAACAATAAAATTATTGGCGAAGGTTACACGAGTGCATATGGTGGTAACCATGCAGAAGTTAACGCGATAAATTCCGTAGAAAATAAAGAATTGCTCAAAAAAGCAACCCTTTATGTGACTTTAGAACCGTGTTCTCACTTTGGGAAAACGCCACCTTGCAGTGATTTGATCATCAAACATCAAATATCCACTATTGTAATTGGCTGCCAAGATGATAATGAACAAGTCGCAGGAAAAGGAATCGCAAAACTTAAAGCTGCTGGATGCGAGGTGACTCTAGGCATTTTAGAAACCGAATGTAAACAACATCACAAACGTTTTTTCACGTTTCATAATAAAAAGCGTCCTTATATTATATTAAAATGGGCACAAACTAAAGATGGTTTTATCGCTCCTTTAATTAAAGATGAAAAGAAACCTGTTTGGATCACGAATGAATTCTCAAGACAATTGGTTCATAAATGGCGAGCTGAGGAGCAAGCGATTTTGGTAGGTACTAATACGGTTTTGGAAGATAACCCAAGTTTAACGGTTAGGGATTGGACTGGGAAAAATCCAACTCGACTTGTTATTGATCGTGAGTTGAAATTACCGAAAAGCCATTCAGTTTTTAATGAGGATGCAGAAACGATTTTAGTATTAGATAATAACGTTGATTTCAAAAAACCTCTTGCTTTGCAAATTGCTGGTCTTTTACATTCAAAAACCATAAATTCTGTGATAATTGAAGGAGGAGCAAAAACGCTTCAAACATTTATAGATGAAAACGTTTGGGATGAAGCTCGCGTATTTAAAGGCTCTAAAACATTTAACGACGGTGTCAAAGCGCCAAAATTTAAAGGAAAGCTTATTTCCGAAGAAAACATAATAGACGATACACTACATATATATGCCAACAATTAAAACCATAATTTTCGATTTTGGAGATGTGTTTATCAACTTGGATAAACAAGGCGCTATGCAAAATGCGCATGAACTTTTTGAAGTTGATGAATTGCCAGAAGAACTCGTTGCGATCAATACGTTGTATGAGCAAGGTTTGATTTCTACGGAAGAATTTCTGGATTTTTATACTGAAAACTTCCCGAAGCTTTCAAAATCTGAAATAATTGATGCATGGAACGTCATACTCAAAGATTTCCCAAAAGAGCGCCTGGATTTTATTAAGCAACTTTCCGAAGAAAAACAATACAAACTCATTTTATTGAGCAACACCAATGATTTGCACATCAAATGGATTATAGAGAATGTTCCGTTTTTTAATGAATTTAAATCTTATTTTAATGCATTTCACTTATCGCATGAGATTAACCTGAGAAAACCCAATGCTGATATTTATGAATTTGTACTTAAAGAAAATCATCTAAAGCCAGAGGAATGCTTATTTATTGACGACACAAAAGCCAATACAGATGCTGCTTCAAAACTTGGAATCCACGTTTGGAATATTGACGAAACCAAACAAGATATTATACATTTATTTACTGTTAACAATCATTTATTTTGATATACCTACTCCTTAGCATCCTTGCTTCTACTTGTATTTTCATCATTTTTAAACTTTTTAGTAAATATGGTATAGATACGTTACAGGCTATAGTCATTAATTATTTCACTGCCTGCTTATTTGGTTTATGGGCTTATGACTCGCCAATAATTGTGAGTGAAATCATAGATTCTAAATGGATTTATGGAGCCATAGGCTTAGGTTTTTTATTTATAGCGATTTTTAATGTGATGGCGTTGACAGCTCAGCGCAATGGTTTGTCGGTAGCATCGGTTGCGTCAAAAATGAGCGTGATAATACCAGTGATTTTTGGGATTTATGTTTATAATGAAAGTGTTGGTTTTCAAAAAATTATTGGTATTTTGATTGCACTTATCGCTGTATATTTAGCTTCTGTAAAACCGAAGACTTCTAAAAATCTCGCTAAAGATTTATGGCTACCAATCACCTTATTTTTGGGTTCTGGCGTAATTGATACATCTATTAAATATATAGAAAGCACTTATTTGTCCCAAAATGGGATTCCAATATTTTCAGCAACGATCTTTGCTTTTGCTTTTTTGATAGGCGTCACAATTTTAATTATAAAAGCTTCAAAGGAGTCTTTAAAATTTCCGCTTAAAACCTTATTTGGTGGTGCTATTTTAGGGATTGTAAATTATTTTTCGATATATTATTTGCTCAAGGCACTTAATCATGACACTTTAGAAAGCTCCACATTATTCACTATAAATAATGTAGCTATAGTCATGATTTCTACACTTTTAGGGCTTATGTTTTTTAAAGAGAAGATTTCAATAACCAATTGGATCGGAATCATTTTAGCAATAATCTCTATCGTTATTGTTACTTTAGCATAAATGGAAATCACAGACAGTTACAAAACAATCACCAAACCCTCTCCCGAAGTACTTTTCAAAGATAGAAACAGTAAGTTTTTTGGATATGCATTTCCTGTTTCTTCGGAAGATGACGTCAAACAACATCTTGAAGATCTCAAAAAACAACACCATCAAGCAAGACATTGGTGTTACGCTTATCAATTTGGAAAACTTGAACAAGATTATATTTTTAGGGCAAACGATGATGGTGAACCCAACAATAGTGCTGGAATGCCAATTTACGGACAGATACAATCCTTTGAAGTCACCAATGTTCTCATCATAGTTGTAAGGTATTTTGGAGGCACTAAACTAGGAGTTGGCGGATTGATAAACGCATATCGTACAGGAGCACAAATGGCTTTAGAGGCTTCAAAAATTGTTAAAAGAACAGTAAATATTGAATATGCTATTTCTTTTGAGTATAAAAACATGAATAAAGTTATGAGAATTATCAAAGAAAAAAATATTAACGTCATCAATCAAACTTTAGAATTGAGCTGTGAAATTATAATCTCGGTAAGATTAAAAGAAGCACATGCAATATTTGAAACTTTTGATGCACTTTACGAAATTAACATCAAGAATTTAAACGATTAAATTAGCAGTTTATCTAAAATATAATCTGGACATCTTGTAGGCCTATTCTTATTAATATCCATAAATACCAAAACAGAATTTCCTGTCGTTAAAATCTCACCATCTTGATTTGAAATTTCATAATCAAATTCGATTTTTACACCAGGTTTTTTTACCAGTATAGTTTTTACTTTAATAAGGTCGTCATAACGTGCTGATTTTTTGTAATTTATAGACAACGAAATAACGGGTAACATAACACCTTCATCTTCCATGTTTTTATATGAAAACCCCATCTTACGCAACCACTCAGTTCTTCCCATTTCAAAATATTGAGCATAGTTGCCATGGTAGACAATTCCCATTTGATCGGTTTCACCGTAGCGAACTCTAAATTGTATTTCATCTGATTTAGAAAGATTCTCCATAGTTTTTGATATTTTTTTTGTAATTTCGAAAGGAATTAAACATGAGGAAAAATTTCTATAAATTCAACTAAATTTCATTTTTTTATTAAGAAATTTGTTCACATATTTGTCGTGTTAAAATCAATCAAGAGAAACTCGAATTTCTCTTTTTTTTTCTGAATAATCTAACAACCAAAAATAAAAACTAACTTAGATAATGGATGTAACTGCGCAATCGGTTTGGGAGAAATGTCTTTCATTTATTAAAGACAATATACAGCCACAAGCCTACAAAACTTGGTTTGAACCTATCGTAGCAGTTAAACTTACAGACAATGCTTTAAGTATTCAAGTTCCAAGTAAATTTTTTTATGAGTGGTTAGAAGAACATTATGTAAAGATATTAAAAGTTGCACTTACCAAACAAATAGGCGAAACTGCTAAATTGGTTTATGTTATCAAAATGGAAAACACATATGGTAACAAGCAACCTTTTACAGAAAAAATCCCTAGCTCTAATCGTGGTGCCTTAAAATCGCAAGACGTAGATGTCCCGTTAAACAATAAAAGTCCTGAGTTAAAAAACCCTTTTGTAATTCCTGGAATTAGAAATGTGAAGATTGAGTCTCAACTCAATCCCAACTACAGTTTCGAGAATTTTCTAGAAGGCGACTCTAACCGTTTAGCCAGAAATGCTGGTTTAGCAGTGGCCAATAAACCTGGAGGCACTTCATTTAATCCATTATTGATTTTTGGTGGTGTTGGTTTAGGAAAAACACATTTAGCTCATGCTATTGGTGTTGATATTAAAGATAAATATCCTGAAAAAACGGTTTTATATATTTCTGCGGAAAAATTTACACAACAGTATATTGACTCCGTCAAAAAGAACAATAGAAACGATTTTATTCATTTCTATCAAATTATAGATGTATTGATTATTGATGATGTTCAGTTTTTATCTGGAAAATCAGGAACTCAGGATGTCTTCTTCCACATATTCAATCATTTACATCAAAACGGAAAGCAAGTTGTCTTAACAAGTGACAAAGCTCCTGTTGATATGCAGGATATTGAACAACGTCTATTATCTCGTTTTAAATGGGGACTTTCCGCAGAATTGCAAAGTCCAGATTTTGAGACCAGAGTTTCAATTCTTAAAAACAAATTGTATCGTGATGGTGTTGAAATGCCAGATGATATTATTGAATATGTTGCAAAACATATCAAGACTAATGTTCGTGAACTTGAAGGTGCTATCATCTCTTTAATTGCACAATCGTCTTTCAATAAAAAGGAAATTACCATAAGTCTTGCAAAAGAAATTGTAGAGAAATTTGTTAAAAACACAAAGCGCGAAGTTTCTATTGATTACATACAAAAAGTGGTTTCAGATTATTTTCAAATGGATGTGAGCACTTTACAATCTAAGACTAGAAAACGCCACATCGTACAAGCTAGACAATTAGCTATGTTTTTCGCAAAAAAATACACTAAAGCTTCTTTAGCAAGTATTGGTTCTCAAATAGGAAAACGTGACCACGCTACCGTACTGCACGCTTGCAAAACTGTTGATAATTTGTCTTCTACAGATAAGCAGTTTAGAAAGTACGTTGAAGATCTTTCAAAAAAATTATCGCTTTAAAACAGTAACATGACAAATATCCTAATGGTTTGCTTAGGCAATATTTGTCGA
It contains:
- the prmC gene encoding peptide chain release factor N(5)-glutamine methyltransferase, which encodes MILKEILNIYHKELDDLFGNEEVNSFFNLLIEHYLNIKRIHLVMHPNYTITKEEEQPLFEALSKLKLQQPIQYVIGETEFYGLPFKVNQHTLIPRPETEELVDLVISNFKNQNSSALKILDIGTGTGCIAISLAKYLVNAKVCALDVSEDALKVAKQNAELNAVDVNFILDDILNPDCHAELVSASQDYDVIVSNPPYVRNLEKTEIQPNVLNNEPHLALFVEDDNPLQFYKAICEFAQHSLKDKGTLYFEINEYLGGEMIQLLKSFNFKDIELKKDMFGKNRIIKGVK
- a CDS encoding GNAT family N-acetyltransferase encodes the protein MSHEAIRIREIRAEDNPQVEAVIKNCFKDFGLPTVGTAYEDAETPFMNEAYSEDRAVYFVVENGLEILGGAGIKQLKDYRGNVCELQKMYFSSKLRGQGFGKKLMEKCLEAAKDFGYEQVYLETIPTLEAAIHIYEEFGFKHRTEPLGNTGHYSCGIWMTKDLKQE
- a CDS encoding LEA type 2 family protein; protein product: MRNFILLLTLNVVLLSCSVNEKPIFKGIEDVEVVESNSQMVTLKAMALFENPNDVGGNLQSEDIAIYVNDIKLAKLSSESFDVPARKEFIIPLKVDISTDSILKIRGTEAIGTILNSLLNKEIKVQYKGDIIYKTLGFSYTYAIDETEMVKIDY
- the ribD gene encoding bifunctional diaminohydroxyphosphoribosylaminopyrimidine deaminase/5-amino-6-(5-phosphoribosylamino)uracil reductase RibD, which encodes MNSHETYITRCIEIAKNGLGTTAPNPMVGAVIVLNNKIIGEGYTSAYGGNHAEVNAINSVENKELLKKATLYVTLEPCSHFGKTPPCSDLIIKHQISTIVIGCQDDNEQVAGKGIAKLKAAGCEVTLGILETECKQHHKRFFTFHNKKRPYIILKWAQTKDGFIAPLIKDEKKPVWITNEFSRQLVHKWRAEEQAILVGTNTVLEDNPSLTVRDWTGKNPTRLVIDRELKLPKSHSVFNEDAETILVLDNNVDFKKPLALQIAGLLHSKTINSVIIEGGAKTLQTFIDENVWDEARVFKGSKTFNDGVKAPKFKGKLISEENIIDDTLHIYANN
- a CDS encoding HAD family hydrolase, which encodes MPTIKTIIFDFGDVFINLDKQGAMQNAHELFEVDELPEELVAINTLYEQGLISTEEFLDFYTENFPKLSKSEIIDAWNVILKDFPKERLDFIKQLSEEKQYKLILLSNTNDLHIKWIIENVPFFNEFKSYFNAFHLSHEINLRKPNADIYEFVLKENHLKPEECLFIDDTKANTDAASKLGIHVWNIDETKQDIIHLFTVNNHLF
- a CDS encoding EamA family transporter — encoded protein: MIYLLLSILASTCIFIIFKLFSKYGIDTLQAIVINYFTACLFGLWAYDSPIIVSEIIDSKWIYGAIGLGFLFIAIFNVMALTAQRNGLSVASVASKMSVIIPVIFGIYVYNESVGFQKIIGILIALIAVYLASVKPKTSKNLAKDLWLPITLFLGSGVIDTSIKYIESTYLSQNGIPIFSATIFAFAFLIGVTILIIKASKESLKFPLKTLFGGAILGIVNYFSIYYLLKALNHDTLESSTLFTINNVAIVMISTLLGLMFFKEKISITNWIGIILAIISIVIVTLA
- a CDS encoding IMPACT family protein codes for the protein MEITDSYKTITKPSPEVLFKDRNSKFFGYAFPVSSEDDVKQHLEDLKKQHHQARHWCYAYQFGKLEQDYIFRANDDGEPNNSAGMPIYGQIQSFEVTNVLIIVVRYFGGTKLGVGGLINAYRTGAQMALEASKIVKRTVNIEYAISFEYKNMNKVMRIIKEKNINVINQTLELSCEIIISVRLKEAHAIFETFDALYEINIKNLND
- a CDS encoding acyl-CoA thioesterase, which produces MENLSKSDEIQFRVRYGETDQMGIVYHGNYAQYFEMGRTEWLRKMGFSYKNMEDEGVMLPVISLSINYKKSARYDDLIKVKTILVKKPGVKIEFDYEISNQDGEILTTGNSVLVFMDINKNRPTRCPDYILDKLLI
- the dnaA gene encoding chromosomal replication initiator protein DnaA, with the protein product MDVTAQSVWEKCLSFIKDNIQPQAYKTWFEPIVAVKLTDNALSIQVPSKFFYEWLEEHYVKILKVALTKQIGETAKLVYVIKMENTYGNKQPFTEKIPSSNRGALKSQDVDVPLNNKSPELKNPFVIPGIRNVKIESQLNPNYSFENFLEGDSNRLARNAGLAVANKPGGTSFNPLLIFGGVGLGKTHLAHAIGVDIKDKYPEKTVLYISAEKFTQQYIDSVKKNNRNDFIHFYQIIDVLIIDDVQFLSGKSGTQDVFFHIFNHLHQNGKQVVLTSDKAPVDMQDIEQRLLSRFKWGLSAELQSPDFETRVSILKNKLYRDGVEMPDDIIEYVAKHIKTNVRELEGAIISLIAQSSFNKKEITISLAKEIVEKFVKNTKREVSIDYIQKVVSDYFQMDVSTLQSKTRKRHIVQARQLAMFFAKKYTKASLASIGSQIGKRDHATVLHACKTVDNLSSTDKQFRKYVEDLSKKLSL